From the Lactuca sativa cultivar Salinas chromosome 9, Lsat_Salinas_v11, whole genome shotgun sequence genome, the window tcttaaaaataagaaataattacaTTGACTTATgctacgaagtggttgacttttacggtttgaccgaatgaaaatatcgggttgtcacatcatccccctgttaaagggaattccgtcccgaaattagaatttagataaggaagtaggtatgaatgatcgagtcgagaGGAGGGAacgtcctaatcgattggttctagcactcctaagtgaaatcaGGTCCTcgattggtatcccaacgaaccttcactaacgggagactacattgcttcgtccgcttgacctctcggtcgagggtcactgcggttcaaatacgaaggcgaggatctctacgagtggacttacaagagtcctaatggaaaggtatggtttcacgatcgagacgcgaagagtaaaatgtacgttgctgagttcgcggagtaggtctagtttgtgcgaggtacaagaccgattctggtaagaatcccgGAGGTCCTATCAATCTTGGATTTtgctttccacgcgatacgaagcgtattaagccattcccagagtgggttattcctaaagaacttggtctctcacttggagcttccaagggttctttctcttgctaaacttccaagtcaagggccaccccttgttgggtcaaagtcgaaagggttcctgtaatttgcgaggagttctgaatgaactatgacagtaggtctataAGACCTAGAATgtggcgaatttctgtcggcgtctctggcatcgaaaaattctcaacggttttgacaaattgaaagagtactcaaaattttccacatcactaatagtgtgtcgtaGGAAATCTAacccttaaatttcaaaactcgtgtttagagaactttgcgtaagTTCCTCCGacggtaatgtttccatgggttccttcttactacgagggtagataagtaagtcgttacatggagaatgacgaactgatccaagtaagaaagacggactctattcattaaactcatgaatactatgggcgtattggtactatccgaagggtatcactacggattcgaagtgtccgcatcgagttcggaagatagtcttccggacatccttccctaacacttgaactggtgatattcggatctcagatccatttctgaaagtatttctttccttgcgtttgctcaacaaTTTCATCTATGCAAGGcaaagataacgatttctaatgaaaaatcttgacggagtcctcgatatccgaggtacatacgatgcaatccgtcaatctctggaagaataagaccggggttctccagggtgagaagcctagtcttctaattctatttcttcgTAGTTCGTTAAGTCGTCTGTACTGTTCTTCTATCTCCATAGATGTTTAGActtagggcgatctgtttacgggagtcatACAGGGttataagtttgttcacatgacgatgcgattactcgtagacttaggcagttctccgtcctaaagttcatattagaattcatacttggtttcacaatcacaatctcgtgtatacgagtcgtgtataattaaaactgaaaaggtagtcgaataactgattcttctttaagctcatatcccagtagggaaaaagaagttaaagtggaatcatcaattctaaacctgtagaaccttgattatatattacccttatgtatacattcctcagcgaTAGATCCACCGTATGAATCTTTgggttgaacttgacgtactgcacgagtggtacttcggggattccttcggaaaggaaagaaatatgaggtactccatgcctgagtacttcggtgttctaatATGACGGATTTGCTAGAAGGgagatttcgaagaaagagatgtaggTATGAAACTGTTTTCATGAatatcaaattgaatcgagtcgtatgataatgtcggaatcatactgaaacttaaagacattagatttgaacataagacgttttacagacaaaacacaaccgtgcaaccatcaacaaagttaaaatactttagacttacaacaagaccattgctgcgaattaggtatactacaaaaggcaagtatacgcagcacgagcatccttatactgacaggatctcgcaaaaaggtaagactctagttgcactagttctggatagtttataagtccgTTACAACGAAACGcattaattacattaacgtgggttccggagcaggttctcccgcagctgtgatcctgagaatcctcccatctacgctagagttctttgctatagggcaatccttcttgaagtgccctatctccccgcattggtggcatgactggctagtactagctttggtgacgggattgcgttgttagccagtgttatgtggacacgagtgccttcctcgttactctactttgaaaattgcttcctaaagcgttcggctttataactactctcgtgtgtagggttagtcccgatgaaagggacttgagtgatgggtcgtgccggtgctccataGCCACGAGCATGGTGCTCTATTTTtgggcaattgcaacattgcatctcatggcaagcctcatgatgatggaaactacacttaacacacttcgggagttttccctcgtatggcctactcggtacggggatggcaggggtttccacttgttgttgttgtatggcaagtttttgggatttcttgcgttcctTTTGGGCTTGACGTTTCCgtttcttcctttcggtcttacTACCTTTCAAGTCCATGgctgttgccatttgttggtttcccggtttggtactaccatcgaaactctcgactcctttttcagtcttgttCGGAAGATACTgtttgccgtggggatggagtgcagccatgttatctatgcgagaattggggtaagaaaataattattagacgaattatctagataattatttagaaaatcttcattagttacatcactatttgtgaagtgcatactagttatatgtaatcgaaacaggataggccttcgaataagtgatcttaactccatattcacacagaataggggtgaagtaaaattttcacagattctaagtctataacatcctaattacatatagccttagtgtatccacttagcaactatcaacttcgtaatgaagatcccgttttagttctcaagtataaattacttatagtaacaccaaatactcccatagtattttaagtttaatgttatgttctactgttctcattgtggtaggacatgttaaacactttatacaagtgttataagtctcaagggttgcatctaagtgttgtagggaaaggctagtgtgtttggggttcaagggtaactctcttggagtttacggtcttcatgaccattacccaaggagtttacggcagtaaactcaagggtttacggtcgtaaactctacactttatgaccatttgttgttttgaaggctactaagctattccaagcattcctacttcatgaattagccttaggaagtgttagtgtggcatcaaaacactcctaaatggagtttacgatctaaggaccatttctcatgagtttactaccttaaactcctaagtttatggtatttggggttttcaagtccttagctcaatcatggtactagtctaggttagatgtagccataaggaacaaccatgggacttttaaTGGTCATTTACacactttttggggtgtttacggttttgggacatccctagaccgtaaacacataaaagtgggggttttggtgctttttcaaggcttaaacactatAAGGAAGGGTTTAAATATGCCAAGGATGGTTTAAACatccaactagggcttagataaggacttaggcacactttggtgcccctttatggtgtttacggcccaagaacattcttggaccgtgaacacctccaaccttgtgttcttgacatattttcttgatgtatAAATGTAGTACTATCTCAATAatgctcaaggatggaagtacttactataagaaggcttgatttgagctaaaaggacaagaacacttagtgtgtgttcttggtgttttggaaaaactagtcaaaacacaaaaatggatggattaaaggatgtaaaatcactagattaagtgatatgcTAACTTGAAAgtctagaaacacttactagtttgaagatttggaataaaaacttggatgatacttgagagagtttttagagtttactctttttgacttttggggagtaaacacaaatgactagtttttggggagtaaactcatacataggtatgagttcacgattttttggtgatttttcaacccaaacataaaagtttggtcgggtgtttctaatacgcgaagtgtttgcggttttcaaaaatcaaaacccgagacggcactttctttcacccgttcgcttaaaaacaatattaaaataatcaaacgaactttatatttcttaaaaataagaaataattacaTTGACTTATgctacgaagtggttgacttttagggtttgaccgaatgaaaatatcgggttgtcacaaaatttcCCGCGGCCTTCCATTCGGATATCCACTTGTTCACCTTGTTGCTCTCCCATGCAGGTCGATCTATCCTCTTTTAGGTGTGGGAAAACCTATTGCTTTGCCTCAGCGTTGTGGGTCTTCGATCTGGGACTGACATCCTGGCATTTCTCTTGGGACATCGACTTGGAGCTGTAGTGAAAGAGTGAATTGGGGTGGATGGAGGTGTGACAGATGATTCTGATTCAGTTATCATGATCACTTCGTCATTATCTTCCTCATCCATATCTTCCTCGGGCTCTTCCTCGGGATCCACTTCGATGTcctcctccgggtcttcttcgggatcctcttccaTGTCCTCCTCAGGATTTTCTTCGATCTCGATCTCCTCCTGTTGTATTGGTGCCTCCTCGACCGGTGGGATAGGGTTGTATGCTACAGGGAGCTCGGGGTAGTATGCATCTCTAGGGATTACGGGAAGTACGGGTTGGTTTGCTGGGGGTTGAACCAACATCCATAGTCCGTCCATCTAGAAtggattttaaggaaaatattagAACCTAAAATACAtagataaatataaaaaaaattataattatttatttggtTCTATCAATTACTCAAGTCAATACTCATGTCTATTGACTGGTTTTAGTTTCCTTGAAACTTCAAGTTTTTAATTTATCAATTATTTCATTTTGGTTGGATAATGCATAAGGCCCGATCATAATAAAACTTAGGTGCGCAAGCTAGGTCTAGTTGTGATAAAGCATATGTATTATGAAACCTATTTGATTAATTGATCCAAATTCTTGTGTTttaagtttttatataatttgttaTACACATAGAtgagtttttataaaataaataaatattaatttatgTTTAATAAAACTCTATTTTAAAGTTTTTGTAGGATAGTGGTATATCAATACCTACTAGAGTAAGCCCATGACTatagttgtatttttttttttggaaaatacttagttctctatagtcgttagatctgataccaatctgtcacacaccGACCAACGGCGGAAACGCCAGGGTTATGACGTTTACAATTGGAACCACAATCAACCACATATATTGAACATTCATAAATTAATATATTACGAACCTTGGTTTTGTAAACATTATTACAATATAGTAATTATTCAAATACGAAATATTAAAATCGACCAAATTCATAATAAAGAAAACTACGATCTCCTTGAAACCGATGGTTTACCTCCAACTTCTTAGTTATCTGAGAATACacatttaaaatacgtcaacaaaatTTGTTGGTGAGTTCCAAAGGTTTTGACTCcgtaaattttatataaaataaacagATAAAGTTTGGAGTATTTGCAAAAAGAAatgtttaacaaaaaaaatattagtaGTACAACCTTGTAGAAGTTTGTATTAGTATTTAGGTATCTAGGGTTTGGTGGAGTAAATAACCGAGATATGACTTGTTCAAGCCTCTGTGAAGCACAAAAAGGTGCTTGTTGTCCCAACGACGTTTCATCGACATCGTGATAAAAGAATTAGATAAAGAAAACAAGAAGCTATC encodes:
- the LOC111894325 gene encoding uncharacterized protein LOC111894325, with the translated sequence MDGLWMLVQPPANQPVLPVIPRDAYYPELPVAYNPIPPVEEAPIQQEEIEIEENPEEDMEEDPEEDPEEDIEVDPEEEPEEDMDEEDNDEVIMITESESSVTPPSTPIHSFTTAPSRCPKRNARMSVPDRRPTTLRQSNRFSHT